The window AGATTGCAGTTCATCTAAAAGTAATCAAATTATCTAATTTGTCAGAAGTTTGTTGGTGGCAGTATGAGCAGGTGAACTTAAATGGTAGATCTTTGGTTGCAGTCATTCTGGCTTTGCCAAGCTGTGTGAGACagtttattatttgcttttaGATATCCTGAGCCACTGGTTGAAAGGCTGTTAGAACCACGTAGGAATGTCAACAAGAACTTGTTTCTCGCATGTAGCTTCACTAGTCTCACAGACAGGACATTGTATTAGACAGCTATCAGCCCATTCTAGCATAATGGTTTTTATGCAGCAAGGCAACTTTGTTTAAATCTACCTTCACGCTTGAGTGAATAGATTGTTCAATAATGAGAAATAACCTCTGTAAACTTGGGGAAAATACTAATCGGCTCCTTCAGTAATACAAAAATCCAGAGTTCTTTCACCATTCaaataacatttaatttacaTAGCACAGGCCCTGCTTTGCAGGCAGCGATGTGAATGGCATAATAATTTAGAGGTTACAACAAAAGTGCAGTGCATGTCGTTGTAGAAACCTTGCTTGATCAGTCAGCAAGATGATGCAATCATGACAACTATATGGATTGTCTGTGGGATCAAAGTGCAGggtgtttaattaaaaagaaaattgttctcAATCAGAGAGACTTCTCAGGGTTAGTCTGTTTGAAACATGTTCATCACTGCATTAGAGAATCTATTCTAGTGTAGGTTAAGTGGCTTGCTAGTGAATATCTTAATCTGATACCACAGTTAATCTTCTCAGACAAGCCTCTGATGTCTGTATAAATACACTCAAATAGCAGTGGCTGTTGGACAACTGCTTTTTAAGTTGACAGTATCTCACTATTTGAGGAGCTTgcattaatggggaaaaaaaaatgtaaacagcttGAAATATCATGTTTTGCTTTGACTTCAGTGTTTTTTCAAGATCAACTTATTTTTCAACCATCCCTCTGTATATTAGGGATATTGTTCACTTAAATTTATAGTTAGAAGAGCTAAGTGCAAAAAATGTAATCAAGGTACCAAGGCATTAGTTCCATCACAGTTTTGCCTACTCAGTTAAATCTAAGTTACTGATTAAACCCACACAAACGTTTGTGTACTCAGTGGTGGTGCACATGGACAGAATTTAAGAGCTTTCTCTTTATATACAGTAAGCATAACTAAACAGTAAAAATTTTTGTTACAGTAAAGCTGTAGCCCCTAAAATGAAATGAGCTTCATgttaatacttatttttcaacCCAGGGCATGCTAACTATGCcctattttccttttaagttcATGTAGTAAGTACCTTAAGTCCCATATTAGTTTCCTGTTAAGAAAGTTGAGGACTAGTGTGTGCATATGCACATGTGTTTAAGACCACTGAAGCAGCATCAACCACCAGCTGAATTGTCAGCTCCATCCTCTCCCTTTTGAATCAGTTGCCAGAAATTATACTACATTCCTTCCAGACCTGCAGTACTTCTCATGCAGTAGTTACAGAGGTACTTTTCGTCTTGAACAAGCAGTTACCAACAAGCTTACAGTCAGTCTTGAGTTCAGCTCCCACCCACATTTCCTACCTTGTTCTCTTCTATAAAAGGTCTCTTGAAGGAAATGAAATTTATTCATCTGGATCTGCAGGTTGCTTGAGACAACCAGAGCAACAGCTGGGAGGGGCTTGTTTTACATGAGAACATGAAAACTCCAACTTGCCAATGTAGTTGTTCATTTGCATTAGTCTCTCTCCCTCTTCACCCTCCCCCCTCAACACCCCCCAAGATTTTCTGTAGCTGTTTTGTGGCTATGCCTGCATGAGCAGGCAGACCAGCCCACTCTCAATGGATTTCTTTCATGAAACAGCTGGTACTGAAGTCCCAGTAACATTTCAGACACTTGTTCTTCACAGCAGCTCTCATATTGTCCCACCAACTGGATGTCCATTAAGCATTAGATGCAGGCGGTAAGTGTCTGAAGCTCATCTGCCAGTCTATCACCCAAATCCATTCTATTTCACATATTCAGACTGTCCCACCATGCAAAGCAGGAAAGAATTAGAGGCAATTAGATCAACAATGTGATATTGAAGTAAATGTTCTAAACCAAAGTGCTAATTTATGCCCTTCCAGAACTCCTACAGAACTATGCTCTTCAGACCACAGGGAAGTGATATTTGAAAGCTAGAGCTAGGTTCCTCATGGAACAAAGAGCTTGCTCAAGTGGCATCATGTATTtgtaaacaaaaatacaaaacgCAGGTAAGCAGAGCAGCTTGGTGCTTCTGTCATATAAAAAATATCAACTGGTTAAAGCTAGAAGTACTTTACCTGGTTTACTATAAGGCCACAACTTCAAATAAATTTGTGTTGAAAAGCATAGTATTGAAAAAAGCATACAAGTTTAAGCTAAGTAGTTGCTAGCAATACTGTGGTATTGTTCCTAGGTAGGCAGTATATGCCACCTAACTATTTCAGAAAGAATCCTATTCCCTAGCCATCACAGCAgtccaggtttttttaaaagcctgctCCCGCCCTGACAAAGTAATTCATTAAGCCCAGTCAGTCCTTTCTGACCTTTGCTCTCCTCTCAGCAGGATGATCTGACTATAAGGAACTTATCTGCCAAGCTTCCACTTGAGCTGAGGTGCTTCCTGAAGAGTAGGGAGTAGAGAATGAAGTACCTTGGGGTTAAACCTTTGTTACTCCAGAGTGTCAGCCACTTGTCAGGAATTCTTTAGCACTAAGATTTCAGGTCACTTCTACCaaagttattaaaattaataagTTCACTGGTCAAGTTGTAACAGACTATAGTCTGGAAGTGTTTATTCTTTATTCAATATGCGACATAAGTTAAAACACTGAAGTCCCTATTACAGTGTCGGTAACCACACTTCCTAGTATGCTTCAAAAGCCCTAAGCAGTGGTACAAAGATGCATCCCACAGCCCCAGTCAAAGCAACACGAACTCAAACCCAGGGTCCAGATTTACCTGGACAGGCAGCTGCTCAGAACGCTGCTCAAGCCCTCACAGCCTACCCCACACATCTTCAGAACGCATTTGAGGTTGATTTTGCAGGTTGACAAATTATTTCCTGATGGGGATGGCATAGATCTGCTGCTCAGGCCGTTTAACCAGGTTTGATACAGGATTTACAGACCTCTGCACTTGAGAAGGTCTCCTACTGAAGCAGGGGTAGAGTTTAGGGGCTCTGTGATTAATCTAAGCAGGTTTGCCATTAGATAAGCAGCTTCCAAAATCCCATTAATGATATCCCCACCACTGATGAACAATTTGATCTTCATGTTCACTCACTAGGGTCCTGTTACTGCATTCTTCCCAACGTCTGACCTTCCCATTCTCCACCAAGATAAATTTCCACTCTACTTTGGTGTCTACTGGCAGACTAATGGATTCAGACCAGAAGCCATCCTTGTCATGCTTGAGGGGAACGTAGCTGTGCCACTGGCCGAGACACTCATGGTCACCAGTAACACCAATCAGCTGAGCGTCAGAGTGCGTGATGTAATGCACACGGAAAGTCACATGGATATTCTGAAACATGGGGGGCACGGCCGCAACTCTCTTTGCTTTCAGGTCCCCATCAGGGCAGTCTCCGTGTTCCCATTCCTTGCTGCTGGAGTCTTCCACGCTGCCATTATTGCCAGCCTCCCCCCAGGCCAGGTGCTCAGAAACAACTTCCCACTCTCCGTGGTCCAAGTCCCTACTCTCAGCCGGCTGACCCGGCTGCTCCTCGCTTCTGTCCTTACAGACATCATCTGAGGCTCCTGCCCCGTTCATCGCGCCCCGTCCATCACTTGCCTGTCCCATCTGGGGTCTCGCTTCGCCTGCCTGGCCGCCGTGTGCATGGGCTGGACGGTCCCTGGAGCCGGTGGCTCCCTGCTTCAGGAGCAGCTGCTCCACCTCCAGAGGTTCGTCTGAAACTCCACCACTTGGAACGTGGTTAAGCTCTTTCCTCGGTACAGCCGCCAGACCGTCTCCTGGCTTCCGAGGGCCGGGCAGGGCACCGGCCTTGACCTCCTGCAGCGCTTGCTCCCCGCTCGCCAGAACATCCTCTAAAAACGACATTTAAAACAAGACTGGCTTAAGCAACGCTCTTAAGCTTAGCGGCCGCAAACCCCCGTCCTCGCCGGCAGCCTTGGGCAGACTGCGACACACCGAGCATCGTCTCCCCCCGCCACCAGACCCCGGCCGGTACCtgtggccgccgccgccgcccggcctctGGCCCGCCGGggcccctcgccgccgcccggcagccgggccgccgctccgccgccctcCGCGCCTCGCCCGTCACCGCCGCCGTACCAGAGCCAGGCGAGAAGGGCGGCCAGCAGCCCCACCGCCAGCGCCGGCCACAGCCCCgctcccaggcagccccagccccagccctcggcggggagggcggcggcggagAGGGGGGGCGGCAGGtgcggcgcggcgccgggctgcCGCAGGACGGGCGGGCCGCGGTCGCGGGCCATTACCGGGCGCTGGCAGCGGGGCCaccgccaccccccaccccccgacgcCGCTTTAAAC of the Athene noctua chromosome 4, bAthNoc1.hap1.1, whole genome shotgun sequence genome contains:
- the STBD1 gene encoding starch-binding domain-containing protein 1, with amino-acid sequence MARDRGPPVLRQPGAAPHLPPPLSAAALPAEGWGWGCLGAGLWPALAVGLLAALLAWLWYGGGDGRGAEGGGAAARLPGGGEGPRRARGRAAAAATEDVLASGEQALQEVKAGALPGPRKPGDGLAAVPRKELNHVPSGGVSDEPLEVEQLLLKQGATGSRDRPAHAHGGQAGEARPQMGQASDGRGAMNGAGASDDVCKDRSEEQPGQPAESRDLDHGEWEVVSEHLAWGEAGNNGSVEDSSSKEWEHGDCPDGDLKAKRVAAVPPMFQNIHVTFRVHYITHSDAQLIGVTGDHECLGQWHSYVPLKHDKDGFWSESISLPVDTKVEWKFILVENGKVRRWEECSNRTLVSEHEDQIVHQWWGYH